The Methanobacterium lacus genome includes a region encoding these proteins:
- a CDS encoding polysaccharide deacetylase family protein, translated as MKLNRTIEDNYKGIFILIIIFLFILTMGSSNAASTGNTSKAVASHQISNSGLNNQDSSQSSTFTIENQFRSAGNDGYPNPGKIVTSANYTKWVWTNIIVTNNGPDDSNITLRDKGTGFVFYNPKIGWNGWVRINDGTGWKKDTTFNVKTGTGTYFIPNGSSYQIAILGYINSTGTIRNDVTETDQDTKGPDIYPSTYETLKVPDAAIIRLNGEFLNSLNGSPVNSSKYKNWIYSVTRAFNQGPNSTKAVFKIYTYGLTSNGTYAVSRDDGKTWKYSDNSFDLNTKLWTTSIPSDGSWLLAVYSRITKWDSPKSTVYLLSQNVYNPYGADNVRPKCLIVFDDGNEAQYAIAFKYMQSLGIIGTAYVNGYNIGTEGVLTVDELKEMAAAGWIIGNHGYNHKDLIQLSDDDIQSEISNGINFLTSIGLPEGALNLAFPGGYYNNDVLEIMKNLGVLTGRSTNGELIYSLNGLDLYRLPAYTILNTTSVSSVTGYVDNAIQSGSNIVLLFHDIAPGSSDSYVYPEADFKAIMDYIYSTGIDCININQLYSLATDVPINVPPYDLDSNTVLPYVESTGILNNTSIIEVPTPMADVAVKVNASNNSPGYGDKIILTITVTNNGPDVAENVTVGEWLDGDFFKYISDNGSGTYDPNTTIWTVGDLESGESKVLKLIVQIVTSNSIIKNTATYNSGSTDDSNLCNNYQEIDMYVPPRTYITVNSANTYVGDKVQLVIALVDENNNPIANKVVNLTVNGKDYSATTNSEGIATIIYTTDRAGTFNLVTNFYNDHDFSSSSNINTLKVIKKPTTIISTNIKTYNGDSAVLTARLYDTNSANYLANRTVKFLINGIIMGTAKTNINGTAILQYIIKQKPGSYNLTSIFNQDNMYSTSYLQTILTVVKTPTSIKINSTKGYLQDTVHLIATVWNSHKNMTATNKTVKFYVYNQYVGSALTNKSGIATLNYHINLKTAGNYPIKAVTLDDTNYIGSTDNANLVVKRIITLISSEVTIKQIRYSVNASSYRGFNVIVQAQLKDSHKNKLSGKEVNFYVDGKLIGKSKTNKSGIATYNYISKPTSNKKTIKVYFASDNTFIGCSNTKSLKISN; from the coding sequence ATGAAACTTAACAGAACCATTGAAGATAATTACAAGGGGATATTCATATTAATTATTATCTTCCTCTTTATCCTAACAATGGGAAGCTCTAATGCCGCATCAACTGGAAACACATCTAAAGCAGTGGCTTCACACCAAATTTCCAATTCCGGTTTAAATAACCAAGACAGTTCACAGTCTTCAACATTCACTATTGAAAATCAATTTAGATCTGCAGGAAACGATGGCTATCCCAACCCCGGAAAGATCGTAACTAGTGCCAACTACACTAAATGGGTATGGACCAACATAATTGTCACAAATAACGGACCAGATGATTCAAACATAACCCTTCGCGATAAAGGTACAGGATTTGTCTTTTACAACCCCAAAATAGGATGGAATGGATGGGTTAGAATAAATGATGGCACTGGATGGAAAAAAGACACAACCTTCAATGTTAAAACTGGAACAGGAACATATTTCATACCGAACGGCTCTTCTTATCAAATTGCCATACTTGGCTATATTAACAGCACAGGAACCATAAGAAACGATGTAACTGAGACAGATCAGGATACAAAGGGGCCGGATATTTATCCATCAACATATGAAACCCTAAAAGTTCCTGATGCTGCTATAATACGTTTAAATGGGGAATTTCTAAACAGTTTAAATGGATCACCTGTGAATTCATCTAAATACAAGAATTGGATTTACAGTGTAACACGAGCCTTTAACCAAGGACCTAACAGTACAAAAGCTGTGTTTAAAATTTATACATATGGTCTCACATCCAATGGAACCTATGCAGTAAGTAGGGACGACGGTAAAACATGGAAGTACTCGGATAACTCATTCGATTTAAATACCAAGTTATGGACCACCTCCATACCATCCGATGGAAGCTGGCTACTTGCAGTGTACTCCAGGATCACCAAGTGGGATTCTCCAAAAAGCACGGTTTATTTGTTATCTCAAAATGTTTATAATCCATATGGCGCTGATAATGTGCGGCCGAAATGTCTAATTGTATTTGATGATGGGAACGAAGCACAGTACGCCATAGCTTTCAAGTATATGCAGAGTTTAGGAATAATAGGAACAGCCTATGTTAATGGTTATAATATAGGTACAGAAGGTGTTCTAACTGTTGATGAACTTAAAGAAATGGCTGCAGCAGGATGGATCATTGGAAACCATGGATACAACCACAAAGATCTGATCCAGTTATCAGACGATGATATCCAATCTGAAATTTCCAATGGAATCAACTTTTTAACAAGCATAGGTCTTCCAGAGGGTGCATTAAATTTAGCATTCCCTGGAGGATATTACAACAATGATGTTCTCGAAATAATGAAAAATTTAGGAGTTTTAACAGGAAGATCAACCAATGGCGAACTCATATACTCATTAAATGGATTGGATCTCTACAGACTCCCGGCTTACACCATTTTAAACACCACATCAGTGTCCAGTGTCACAGGTTATGTTGACAATGCAATACAATCTGGTTCAAACATCGTTCTATTATTCCATGACATAGCTCCAGGAAGTTCTGACAGTTACGTTTACCCTGAAGCAGATTTTAAAGCCATTATGGATTATATCTACAGCACAGGAATTGATTGTATTAATATCAACCAACTTTACTCCCTAGCAACAGATGTACCCATCAATGTACCTCCCTACGATCTTGATTCCAACACCGTTCTTCCCTATGTGGAAAGTACTGGAATTCTTAACAACACCTCCATAATAGAAGTACCTACCCCCATGGCAGATGTCGCTGTAAAAGTAAATGCTTCCAACAACTCCCCAGGCTACGGAGATAAAATAATCCTAACAATAACAGTAACAAACAATGGTCCAGACGTAGCAGAAAACGTCACTGTTGGTGAGTGGTTAGATGGAGATTTCTTTAAATATATATCCGACAATGGAAGTGGAACATACGATCCTAACACCACAATTTGGACAGTTGGTGATCTAGAAAGTGGAGAATCCAAGGTACTGAAATTGATTGTTCAGATTGTAACCTCCAATTCAATCATCAAAAATACAGCAACCTACAATTCAGGTTCAACTGATGACTCTAACTTGTGCAACAATTATCAGGAAATTGATATGTATGTGCCTCCAAGAACCTACATCACCGTAAATTCAGCAAATACATACGTGGGCGATAAAGTTCAACTGGTAATTGCATTGGTTGATGAAAACAACAACCCAATAGCAAACAAAGTTGTAAACCTCACAGTAAATGGAAAGGATTACTCTGCAACAACCAACAGTGAAGGTATAGCAACAATAATTTACACAACTGATAGGGCAGGAACTTTTAACTTAGTGACAAATTTCTATAATGACCATGATTTCTCATCAAGCAGCAACATCAACACATTAAAAGTCATTAAAAAACCAACAACCATAATATCTACCAATATAAAGACATATAATGGTGATTCAGCTGTTTTAACAGCAAGACTGTATGATACAAACTCTGCTAATTATTTGGCAAATAGAACAGTGAAATTCCTGATAAATGGAATCATTATGGGAACAGCTAAAACCAACATCAATGGTACTGCGATACTCCAATACATCATCAAGCAAAAACCTGGTTCATACAATTTAACTTCAATATTTAATCAGGACAACATGTATTCAACATCCTACCTCCAAACTATTCTAACAGTAGTCAAGACACCTACATCAATCAAAATCAATTCAACAAAGGGATATCTTCAAGATACTGTTCACCTCATTGCAACGGTATGGAACTCACATAAAAACATGACAGCTACAAATAAAACAGTCAAATTCTATGTTTACAACCAGTATGTTGGATCAGCATTGACAAATAAATCAGGAATAGCAACTTTAAACTACCACATTAACTTGAAAACAGCAGGCAACTACCCAATAAAGGCAGTTACACTGGATGATACCAATTATATAGGAAGTACAGACAATGCGAATTTGGTTGTAAAAAGAATCATAACCCTCATTTCTTCCGAGGTAACAATAAAACAGATTAGATACAGTGTTAACGCAAGTTCTTATAGAGGATTTAATGTAATTGTTCAGGCACAACTTAAGGATAGTCACAAAAACAAATTGTCTGGAAAGGAAGTGAATTTCTATGTGGATGGTAAACTAATTGGAAAATCCAAAACCAATAAATCGGGAATTGCGACCTATAATTACATATCCAAACCAACCAGCAACAAAAAAACAATTAAAGTATACTTCGCATCTGATAACACATTCATTGGATGCAGCAACACAAAATCCTTGAAAATATCCAATTAA
- a CDS encoding glycosyltransferase family 2 protein produces the protein MDTVLKENSAYPNVVFIVLNWNGWQDTLECLKSIDKVNYPNYFFILVDNASEDDSIERIHGYCNTPLDDKINKESDIYLKIKNLVEIDFEDLNNVKIDLNTSLNSNRLKNMIMIKNDQNYGFTGGNNIALDFAKDNLKPDYYLLLNNDTVVEPDFLKNMMDSVQKHDNVGFAGPKIYYYNPEEVSNLLSFTGGTINLNTSEPSPIGKDQIDTGQYEADKVVDYVEGSCMLVSSELAESVGFFNQDYFTYWEEIDWCIRGKKAGFNTIYTHKAKIWHKCYGSDIGAMSIYYMIRNRFLFMKTNETMLQQFTSILYYFCYYFWKILFSLAFIRRDKTKLGSFLDGTIDGIKNIKGKK, from the coding sequence ATGGATACAGTTCTCAAAGAAAATTCAGCCTACCCTAATGTTGTGTTTATAGTACTGAACTGGAATGGTTGGCAAGACACCCTTGAATGTTTGAAGTCAATTGATAAGGTAAACTATCCAAACTACTTTTTTATTCTGGTGGATAATGCTTCAGAGGATGATTCCATCGAGAGGATTCATGGTTACTGCAACACACCACTTGATGATAAAATCAACAAAGAATCAGATATTTACTTGAAAATAAAAAATCTGGTTGAAATTGATTTTGAGGATCTAAATAACGTTAAAATTGACTTAAATACGTCATTAAATTCCAATAGACTAAAAAACATGATCATGATCAAAAATGATCAAAACTACGGTTTCACAGGAGGTAACAACATTGCACTTGACTTCGCAAAGGATAACTTGAAGCCAGATTACTATCTGCTTTTAAACAACGACACTGTTGTAGAACCTGATTTTCTTAAGAACATGATGGATTCTGTTCAAAAACATGACAATGTTGGATTTGCAGGGCCGAAAATTTATTACTACAACCCTGAAGAAGTTTCAAATCTTCTGAGCTTTACTGGTGGAACCATCAACCTGAACACATCTGAGCCGAGTCCTATTGGTAAAGATCAAATTGATACTGGACAGTATGAAGCTGACAAAGTCGTGGACTACGTGGAAGGTTCATGTATGCTTGTAAGCTCTGAACTTGCTGAATCAGTAGGTTTCTTTAATCAGGACTATTTTACCTACTGGGAAGAAATAGATTGGTGCATTAGAGGTAAAAAAGCCGGTTTTAACACGATTTACACCCATAAAGCTAAAATTTGGCATAAATGCTATGGATCAGATATTGGTGCCATGAGCATATACTACATGATAAGAAACAGGTTTCTTTTCATGAAAACCAACGAAACCATGTTGCAACAGTTTACAAGCATTTTATATTACTTCTGCTATTACTTCTGGAAGATCCTGTTCTCATTGGCTTTCATACGCAGGGATAAAACCAAACTCGGATCATTTTTAGATGGTACAATTGATGGAATTAAAAACATTAAAGGAAAAAAATAA
- a CDS encoding DUF1972 domain-containing protein, with product MKFSQKKKSSIAIIGSRGIPNNYGGFECFTENISQKLSKKDYEVYVSCEQPEGVDPPEKFEDVNLFYFPIKHPKSNVLGMIYEIMYDAYSLLYSSLKADQIYMLGYSAAFFFFIPKLFGKTLYLNPDGFEWKRNKFSGMIKLMLKIQERMGVFWADKIIADSMGIKEYYDNKYSKSSKFIAYGVSEIPEIGWNDEYLPGSLRGVIEDSNYWLLVARLEPENNVHTIVESYIKSKTKKPLVIVGNFLNSDYQETINNMIEGMDETKNIVFTGGIYDQKSLNMLRQNCFGYIHGHSVGGTNPSLIEAMVMENILLTHRNQFNEEVCQDSALYFKDSDELATKMDDVDNHPDQYQIMKKLALSRVKQEYSWEKIVAAYDEVFGNEYNNQNRQHSPNKFPLSKGYKSDYNSKNNSK from the coding sequence ATGAAATTTTCACAAAAAAAGAAAAGTTCAATAGCAATTATTGGAAGCCGGGGAATCCCAAACAATTACGGGGGATTTGAATGTTTTACAGAAAATATTAGTCAAAAACTGTCAAAAAAAGATTACGAAGTTTATGTGAGCTGTGAACAACCTGAAGGTGTTGATCCACCTGAAAAATTTGAGGATGTAAATTTATTCTACTTCCCAATTAAACATCCAAAATCAAACGTTCTTGGAATGATCTACGAAATAATGTATGATGCATACTCACTACTCTACTCAAGTTTAAAAGCTGATCAGATATATATGCTAGGATACAGTGCAGCATTCTTCTTCTTCATACCTAAATTATTTGGTAAAACACTATATCTGAATCCAGATGGATTTGAATGGAAAAGAAACAAATTCAGTGGCATGATAAAATTAATGCTCAAAATTCAGGAGAGAATGGGTGTTTTCTGGGCAGATAAAATAATCGCTGATTCAATGGGAATAAAAGAGTACTACGATAATAAATACAGTAAAAGTTCCAAGTTCATTGCATATGGTGTCAGTGAGATCCCTGAGATTGGATGGAACGATGAATATCTACCAGGATCCTTGAGGGGTGTTATAGAAGATTCCAATTATTGGCTATTGGTAGCAAGATTAGAGCCAGAAAATAATGTTCATACCATAGTGGAAAGCTACATCAAGAGTAAAACCAAAAAACCGCTGGTAATAGTTGGAAACTTTCTAAACTCAGATTATCAAGAAACAATTAACAACATGATTGAAGGGATGGATGAGACTAAAAACATTGTTTTCACTGGAGGAATTTACGATCAAAAATCCTTGAACATGTTAAGACAGAATTGTTTCGGCTACATACACGGTCATTCAGTTGGAGGAACCAATCCATCACTCATAGAAGCAATGGTAATGGAAAATATTCTGCTAACACATAGAAATCAATTCAACGAGGAAGTATGCCAAGATTCAGCACTTTACTTCAAAGATTCCGATGAACTCGCAACAAAAATGGATGATGTTGATAACCACCCTGACCAATACCAGATAATGAAAAAACTGGCATTATCCAGAGTCAAACAGGAATATTCATGGGAAAAGATAGTAGCTGCATACGACGAGGTATTTGGAAACGAATATAATAATCAAAACAGACAGCACAGTCCCAACAAATTTCCACTCTCAAAGGGGTACAAATCAGATTACAACTCAAAAAACAATTCGAAGTAA
- a CDS encoding nucleic acid-binding protein: protein MIKLVKDRRFIFFGLLIVLIILSVYFASNYQNHLENPNTSIIVKNYPLGETVAVSGVVSDVHDGGFNLSDEYHGMDINYTITSGEHVSKGDQVEVLGILQPSYRVNATKILVITSFEYSFMLLRSALVALIFLFFFFRYWEFDLKKLEFRRRR, encoded by the coding sequence ATGATTAAACTGGTAAAAGATCGAAGATTCATATTTTTTGGGCTTTTGATTGTTCTAATAATTCTCAGTGTTTACTTCGCATCGAACTATCAAAACCATCTTGAAAATCCCAACACATCAATAATTGTTAAAAATTATCCTCTCGGTGAAACAGTGGCTGTTTCTGGAGTTGTTTCCGATGTTCATGATGGCGGTTTTAATCTTTCAGATGAATATCATGGGATGGATATTAATTACACCATCACATCAGGGGAACATGTTTCAAAGGGAGATCAAGTTGAAGTTTTAGGTATTTTACAACCATCTTATAGAGTTAATGCTACTAAAATACTCGTTATAACTTCATTTGAGTATAGTTTCATGCTGCTTAGAAGTGCGTTGGTTGCGTTGATCTTCCTATTTTTCTTTTTCCGTTATTGGGAATTCGACCTTAAAAAGTTGGAATTCAGGAGAAGGAGATAG
- a CDS encoding metal-dependent hydrolase, with amino-acid sequence MPDWVTHIAVAWIICRLLSFKYDEFNAANTMLVITGALIPDFSKFILVFKFFGLDLSEYLSIIHIPTGSVIVAGMMSMLFPEKKKAFLFFGLGIITHYSLDIILEHVSGGIYLLFPFSWWQWQLQITNSSDYLITLLALCLAGLVYLVGREIDANKGTA; translated from the coding sequence ATGCCTGACTGGGTTACACACATTGCTGTTGCTTGGATAATTTGCAGGCTACTTAGCTTTAAATATGATGAGTTTAACGCTGCAAACACCATGCTGGTTATTACAGGGGCTTTGATACCTGATTTTTCCAAGTTTATCCTGGTTTTCAAGTTCTTTGGATTGGATCTTTCTGAATATTTAAGTATCATACACATACCAACGGGTTCTGTCATAGTTGCAGGTATGATGTCCATGCTGTTCCCAGAAAAGAAGAAGGCATTCCTATTTTTTGGACTCGGAATCATCACACACTACAGCTTAGACATAATATTGGAACATGTTTCTGGAGGAATTTACCTTCTGTTTCCTTTCAGCTGGTGGCAATGGCAGCTTCAAATTACCAACAGTTCAGATTATCTGATAACGCTTCTGGCACTTTGCCTTGCAGGACTGGTGTATCTGGTTGGGAGGGAAATAGATGCTAACAAGGGAACTGCTTGA
- a CDS encoding DUF2206 domain-containing protein, whose protein sequence is MKFLNPFKINDWNIKYLLSIVILFQVLLWATTVLEFYNINIPLVRAISAFIALFFLNGMLILRILRIHNLDSIRNLLYSLGLGTASIMFFGMLVDLVYPYLGINYPISTVPLLITFTIFTGLLCYLSFRRDRDFDQPEILDTKGLSVPILAFLLLPFTAIFGTYLIDGYQNNILLIIMFFLIATVPFLVAFNKLNKKIYPLAIFSMALTLVLSTSLITNYITGWDINLEFYFTNLVNNASYWNSSIPDLLNAMLSLVIIVPIFSKISGMSIVIIYKVIYPLIFVFVPLGLYSLFKRQTNTKIAFFACFLFISIFMFFLEMPYLARQEIGELFFVLMIMLMVEKDISDRNIVILTVVFIPALLVSHYSMDYIYIFLATTAYLIILLRNLNLDKKYPKLGKWSILRFFFKPADSIERPKMRYKLQLILLFSITIVYYLFVSSSVLLNLTLTTINNLVTLSYLFLFNPNALMAVGIVTGEKSFLRSIALVFHLLIEAIIAVGILALIYRRTKMKINENFALFTVMSFVLLILVLVVPFLAGALNPERFYQIALIFLALFFVIGWLKLSELFNKLLKYRWKPESVKETSFKIMALFLAISLLFNSGVAYELLQDKPSSIVIHPSMDGPKFTNEELAGALWITDYRTNDEVHADTYRFLLLNGFIPYEKAKNTLYSPNTGSYMLLGTYNLESGKFGIPPAGSSVVQYYDISNITNVATSIYDNGGSKLFI, encoded by the coding sequence ATGAAATTTTTAAATCCCTTTAAAATTAATGATTGGAATATCAAGTATCTGCTTTCTATCGTTATACTTTTTCAAGTATTGCTATGGGCCACAACAGTTTTAGAGTTTTACAACATTAACATACCCTTGGTAAGGGCAATATCTGCATTTATTGCTCTGTTTTTCTTAAACGGAATGCTTATTCTTAGAATTTTAAGAATTCATAATCTGGACTCAATTAGAAACTTACTCTACAGTTTAGGTCTAGGCACAGCATCCATAATGTTCTTTGGAATGTTGGTGGATTTAGTTTATCCATATTTAGGAATTAACTATCCAATATCCACAGTTCCATTACTCATCACCTTCACCATATTCACAGGGCTTTTGTGCTACTTAAGTTTCAGAAGGGATAGGGATTTTGACCAACCTGAAATTTTGGATACAAAAGGATTGTCAGTACCAATATTGGCGTTTCTGCTGCTTCCATTCACAGCCATATTCGGAACCTATCTCATAGACGGCTATCAAAACAATATATTACTCATTATAATGTTCTTTTTGATTGCTACAGTACCGTTTCTGGTTGCTTTTAATAAACTGAACAAAAAAATATATCCATTGGCAATTTTTTCAATGGCACTGACCCTAGTACTCTCCACATCCCTCATCACCAACTACATAACAGGTTGGGATATTAACCTCGAGTTTTACTTCACCAACCTCGTGAACAACGCATCCTATTGGAACTCCTCCATACCAGATCTGTTAAACGCCATGTTAAGTTTGGTTATAATCGTTCCAATTTTCTCTAAGATATCAGGAATGTCTATTGTAATAATATACAAGGTAATTTATCCTTTAATCTTTGTATTTGTACCATTAGGATTGTATTCATTATTTAAGAGACAAACAAACACTAAAATTGCTTTTTTTGCATGTTTCCTGTTCATATCCATATTCATGTTCTTTTTAGAAATGCCATACCTTGCAAGACAGGAAATAGGTGAACTATTTTTTGTACTCATGATCATGCTCATGGTGGAAAAGGATATTTCAGATAGGAACATCGTAATACTCACGGTGGTGTTTATACCAGCACTCTTAGTGTCGCACTACTCAATGGACTATATTTACATATTCCTTGCCACAACTGCATATCTTATAATTCTGCTTAGAAATCTGAATTTGGATAAAAAATATCCGAAGTTAGGAAAATGGTCTATTTTACGATTTTTCTTTAAACCTGCAGATTCTATTGAAAGGCCGAAGATGAGATACAAACTCCAGTTAATTCTTTTATTCAGTATCACAATTGTGTATTACTTGTTTGTTTCAAGCTCAGTACTTTTAAACCTCACCCTAACCACAATAAACAATTTAGTAACACTTAGTTACCTCTTTTTATTCAATCCAAATGCACTCATGGCTGTTGGGATAGTAACAGGGGAGAAATCTTTCTTAAGGAGCATAGCACTCGTATTTCATTTGCTGATAGAGGCCATAATTGCTGTTGGAATATTGGCACTTATTTACAGGCGCACAAAAATGAAGATCAACGAAAATTTTGCCCTGTTTACTGTAATGAGCTTTGTACTTTTGATTTTAGTGCTTGTAGTACCATTCCTTGCAGGTGCACTAAACCCTGAGAGGTTTTACCAAATAGCCCTCATATTCCTAGCTCTGTTCTTTGTCATAGGATGGTTGAAACTTTCAGAATTATTTAACAAGTTATTAAAATATAGGTGGAAGCCAGAATCTGTTAAAGAAACGTCTTTCAAGATAATGGCATTGTTTTTGGCAATTTCTTTGTTGTTCAACAGCGGAGTTGCCTATGAGTTACTGCAGGATAAGCCCTCCTCGATTGTGATCCACCCTTCCATGGATGGTCCTAAATTTACCAACGAAGAATTGGCAGGTGCTCTTTGGATCACAGATTACAGAACAAATGACGAGGTACACGCAGATACATACAGATTTTTACTGTTGAATGGGTTTATTCCATATGAAAAAGCTAAAAATACTTTGTATTCTCCCAACACAGGATCATATATGCTGTTAGGAACTTACAACTTGGAATCTGGGAAATTTGGAATTCCTCCAGCGGGCTCATCCGTAGTGCAGTACTACGACATATCAAATATAACAAATGTTGCGACTTCGATATACGACAACGGAGGATCAAAGCTGTTCATATAA
- a CDS encoding glycosyltransferase family 4 protein codes for MKIAIIAPMDPKTGISNYSETLAIELIKLGQDVDVVSPENSCNTYLTSQERMNHVKPQDYSVNDYDVTHFQLANSPLHEFQLHILLDNNEDLIKNDSIVTTVHDARNFDVFQYKCSKCRSYGFNSFRSKLSFPHDLVDRGFQRVSNVLLFHNNSAITEYKDRYKLDNMKFKRVLHPAYRIPGQNIINKTNNETKTVLAPGYISPYKGQDILIKAVAGIDLDFKLVFMGNILDPDYGTYLNQLVHENELEDKVEFLGFVTSEEFIYNIDNAEAILVPRLTSPWLLNKPFFRIRRSMGLDTLINQSTSGVLTKALASGKPVICSQNKGFADYVQEDMGLMCDDNVESWSNAIKYMLVNPNKVKEMSINSKRFADNVLDPAKIAEEHLNIYREYC; via the coding sequence TTGAAGATAGCAATAATAGCACCAATGGATCCCAAAACCGGTATCAGCAACTACTCAGAAACCTTGGCAATTGAACTCATCAAGCTTGGACAGGACGTGGATGTAGTCTCACCTGAAAATTCATGTAACACCTACCTAACCAGCCAGGAACGCATGAATCATGTGAAACCTCAAGATTACTCAGTTAACGATTACGATGTAACCCATTTTCAGCTTGCAAATTCTCCGCTCCATGAATTTCAACTCCATATCTTGTTGGATAACAACGAAGATTTAATTAAAAATGACAGTATCGTAACAACTGTGCACGATGCAAGAAACTTCGATGTTTTCCAGTATAAATGTTCCAAATGCAGATCCTATGGCTTCAATTCGTTTCGATCCAAGTTAAGTTTTCCACACGATCTTGTGGACAGGGGATTTCAAAGGGTTAGCAATGTACTCCTCTTTCATAACAACTCGGCAATAACTGAATATAAAGACAGGTACAAGCTGGATAATATGAAATTTAAACGTGTACTACACCCTGCATACCGCATACCTGGTCAAAACATAATAAATAAAACCAATAATGAAACCAAAACAGTTCTGGCACCCGGATACATATCACCCTACAAGGGGCAGGATATTTTAATTAAAGCTGTTGCTGGTATTGATTTGGATTTTAAACTAGTATTTATGGGAAATATTTTAGATCCAGATTATGGTACCTACCTGAATCAACTGGTTCATGAGAACGAATTAGAAGATAAAGTCGAATTTTTAGGTTTTGTTACATCCGAAGAATTTATCTATAACATTGACAATGCCGAAGCAATTTTAGTACCGAGGCTCACCAGTCCATGGCTTTTAAATAAGCCCTTCTTTAGAATTCGAAGATCCATGGGTTTGGATACCCTCATAAACCAATCCACAAGTGGAGTTTTAACCAAGGCCTTAGCATCTGGAAAACCCGTGATATGTTCTCAAAACAAGGGATTTGCAGACTATGTTCAGGAGGATATGGGATTGATGTGTGATGATAATGTTGAAAGTTGGAGTAATGCGATAAAATATATGCTTGTAAATCCAAATAAAGTAAAGGAAATGTCTATAAATTCGAAGAGATTTGCGGATAATGTATTGGATCCCGCAAAAATTGCAGAAGAACATTTAAACATATACCGAGAATACTGTTAA